The Musa acuminata AAA Group cultivar baxijiao chromosome BXJ1-3, Cavendish_Baxijiao_AAA, whole genome shotgun sequence genome window below encodes:
- the LOC103978666 gene encoding uncharacterized protein LOC103978666, giving the protein MGIFESYRAIGYITSNVPFAIQRLGTETFVTVSVEKAWQIYNCAKLTLVLGGPQLPKKIRALASYKDYTFAAYGTNIGVFKRAHQIATWSRHEEKVNLLLVFGDHVLSIDVKGNIFIWSFRGMELNHEPVGHILLDDKFSPSCIMHPDTYLNKVIIGSHEGQLQLWNISTKKKLFEFKGWSSSVCSCVASPALDVVAIGCSDGTIHVHNVRYDEELVSFTHSTRGAVTALSFRTDGQPLLASGGSSGVISIWNLEKRRLHSVIRDAHDGSIISLHFFANEPVLMSSAADNSIKMWIFDTSDGDARLLRFRSGHSAPPLCLRFYGNGRHILSAGQDRAFRLFSVIQDQQSRELSQRHVTKRAKKLRTKEEEIKLKPVIAFDFAEIRERDWCNVVTCHMDTPQAYVWRLQNFVLGEHILSPSAGVRTPVKACAISACGNFAVLGTQGGWIERFNLQSGISRGTYVDIFEARHYAHDGEVVGVACDATNSTLISAGYNGDIKVWDFKGCELRSSWKVGQHVIKFAYHRTNGLLATVADDMVLRLYDVLALRMVRKFEGHTDRVTDLCFSEDGKWLLSSSMDGSLRIWDVILARQIDAIHVDVPITALSLSPSMDVLATSHVDQNGVYLWVNQTMFSGSTKVESYASGEQVRNVQMPSVAPKEGSDEEKLLKAGDLNQIQNAYPVPHLDKQLPKLITLSLLPRSQWQNLTNLDIIKARNKPVEPPKKPEKAPFFLPSIPSLSGEILFKPNGEATEEKDTEKKMTEKKKLDLASQFILLLHSCMETKNFSAFTDYIKGLSPSSLDLELRMLQIIDDDDDDDMESVDERSELESIGMLLDYFIHEVSSRNNFEFIQAVIKLFLKIHGETVRRHSTLQEKAKKLLEVQSSVWQRVDKMFQSARCMVTFLSNSQF; this is encoded by the exons ATAGCCACGTGGAGCAGACATGAAGAAAAAGTTAATCTTTTGCTCGTATTTGGAGATCATGTCTTGAGTATTGATGTTAAAGGGAATATATTCATTTGGTCCTTCAGAGGAATGGAGCTGAACCATGAACCAGTTGGGCATATTCTGTTGGATGACAAATTCTCCCCAAGTTGTATTATGCACCCAGATACTTACCTTAACAAG GTTATTATTGGTAGTCATGAAGGTCAGTTGCAGTTATGGAACATCAGCACAAAGAAAAAGCTTTTTGAATTTAAAGGATGGAGTTCATCTGTTTGTAGTTGTGTTGCCTCACCTGCACTTGATGTAGTTGCAATTGGCTGCTCCGATGGAACCATTCATGTCCATAATGTGCGTTATGACGAAGAATTGGTTTCCTTCACACATTCTACACGTGGTGCTGTGACTGCCTTATCATTCAGAACTG ATGGGCAGCCTCTTCTAGCATCTGGGGGTTCATCAGGTGTTATAAGCATATGGAATCTGGAGAAAAGAAGACTTCATTCAGTTATAAGGGATGCTCATGATGGATCAATTATTTCGCTCCATTTTTTTGCCAATGAACCTGTTTTGATGAGTTCAGCAGCAGACAATTCAATTAAG ATGTGGATTTTTGATACAAGCGATGGGGATGCTCGTCTTTTACGCTTTCGAAGTGGTCATAGTGCTCCACCTCTATGCTTAAG ATTTTATGGAAATGGAAGACATATTTTATCTGCTGGTCAAGATCGTGCTTTCCGCCTTTTCTCAGTTATTCAG GATCAACAAAGTAGGGAGCTTTCTCAGCGACATGTAACTAAAAGAGCAAAGAAGCTTAGGACAAAG GAAGAAGAAATCAAGTTGAAGCCTGTTATTGCATTCGATTTTG CCGAGATCCGTGAACGTGATTGGTGCAATGTTGTTACTTGCCATATGGATACACCACAAGCTTATGTTTGGCGGCTTCAAAACTTTGTTCTTGGCGAGCATATTCTGTCACCATCTGCTGGTGTCCGAACTCCTGTTAAG GCTTGTGCAATAAGTGCTTGTGGTAATTTTGCTGTCTTGGGTACTCAAGGTGGTTGGATCGAACGGTTTAACCTCCAATCAGGAATCAGCCGAGGTACTTATGTAGATATCTTTGAAGCACGACACTATGCACACGATGGGGAAGTGGTTGGAGTTGCTTGTGATGCTACAAACAGCACACTGATAAGCGCAGGGTATAATGGTGACATCAAG GTCTGGGATTTCAAAGGTTGTGAACTAAGATCCAGTTGGAAAGTTGGACAACATGTCATTAAGTTTGCATATCACCGAACAAAtg GTCTGTTGGCAACTGTAGCAGATGATATGGTTCTCCGGCTGTACGATGTTCTAGCGCTGAGGATGGTTCGTAAGTTTGAAGGCCACACAGACCGTGTCACTGACTTGTGTTTTAGTGAGGATGGGAAGTGGCTTTTATCTTCGAGTATGGATGGAAGTCTTAGAATTTGGGATGTCATATTGGCAAGGCAAATAGATGCAATACATGTTGATGTTCCTATAACAGCATTATCTCTGTCTCCTTCAATGGATGTTTTGGCAACCTCTCATGTTGATCAAAATGGTGTATACCTTTG GGTTAACCAGACTATGTTCTCTGGATCCACCAAGGTGGAATCttatgcaagtggagaacaagttAGGAATGTTCAAATGCCATCTGTTGCTCCAAAAGAAGGATCCGATGAGGAAAAATTGCTTAAAGCTGGGGATCTAAATCAAATACAGAACGCCTATCCTGTTCCTCATCTTGATAAACAGTTGCCTAAGCTTATTACACTGTCCTTGCTTCCTAGGAGCCAATGGCAAAATCTAACTAATTTGGACATTATAAAG GCTCGTAACAAGCCAGTTGAGCCACCAAAAAAGCCAGAAAAGGCACCTTTCTTTTTGCCCTCAATTCCATCTCTTTCTGGGGAAATATTATTTAAGCCCAATGGTGAAGCTACTGAAGAAAAGGATACGGAAAAGAAGATGACTGAAAAGAAGAAGTTGGACCTTGCTTCACAATTTATTCTGTTACTGCATTCTTGTATGGAGACGAAGAATT TTTCAGCATTCAcagattatattaaaggtttatctcCCTCGAGTCTGGATTTGGAACTCCGTATGTTACAGAttatcgatgatgatgatgatgatgacatggaAAGTGTAGATGAGAGATCAGAACTAGAGTCTATTGGAATGTTGTTGGACTACTTCATTCATGAGGTTTCCAGCAGGAATAACTTTGAATTTATTCAAGCTGTTATTAAATTGTTTCTGAAG ATTCATGGTGAAACAGTGCGACGTCATTCAACATTACAAGAGAAAGCAAAGAAGCTTCTTGAAGTGCAAAGCTCAGTGTGGCAGAGGGTAGACAAAATGTTTCAGAGTGCCAGATGCATGGTCACATTTCTCAGCAATTCACAGTTCTGA
- the LOC103978665 gene encoding putative kinase-like protein TMKL1 produces MPSLRSKLAPFPIFSLQPCSFSSAFCWFFFFYLAVFFFSFSCSEAASADVVLLLNKIKPALQGSAANAELSSWNASLPLCLWRGLGWSVGADSAVLRCEDDSALRSNLSLSSDPSLRLLSIRLPAAALAGSVPPELGQFSYLEVVYLGVNSLTGTIPLELGNAPALADLDLSSNTLDGTLPPSIWNLCDRLMSLRLHGNNLSGAVPDPAEPSSSCDKLKTLDLGNNRLQGSFPNFITRFGGLEELDLSSNLFSGSIPDSLAGLRSLQKLNLSHNNFTGPLPASFQESSFTAEAFQGNNPSLCGPPLGKCGSSSGLSAGAIAGIVIGLLAGAVVLASVSIGWVQGRKRRNRERKADEVEDMVFEEDGNNGAEGKLVVFQGGEHLTLEEVLNATGQVMEKMSYGTVYKAKLADGGNISLRLLREGSCKDQVECLPVIRQLGRVRHENLSALRAFYQGKRGEKLLIYDFHVNKSLHELLHDNRAGKPQLNWARRHKIALGVARGLAHLHTALETPITHGNVRSKNVLVDDHFVPRLAEFGLDKLMVPAVADEMVSAAKSDGYKAPELQKMKKCNPRTDVYAFGILLLEILMGKKPAKGSGRDGDGADLPSLVKVAVLEEATMEVFDVEVVKGIRSPMEEGLVQALKLAMGCCAPVASVRPDMNEVVKQLEENRPRNRSALYTPTDRSEIGTPF; encoded by the exons ATGCCTTCTTTGCGTTCAAAACTAGCTCCTTTTCCTATCTTTTCTCTTCAACCTTGCTCTTTCTCCTCCGCCTTCTgctggttcttcttcttctacctcgCTgtgttcttcttctccttttcttgttCAGAGGCCGCCTCGGCCGACGTTGTCCTCCTCCTCAACAAGATAAAGCCCGCCCTCCAAGGATCCGCAGCCAACGCCGAGCTGTCCTCTTGGAACGCCTCCCTCCCGCTCTGTCTCTGGCGTGGCCTGGGATGGTCTGTGGGTGCCGACTCCGCAGTGCTCCGGTGCGAAGACGATTCGGCCCTTCGCTCCAACCTTTCCCTCTCCTCGGACCCCTCTCTCCGCCTCCTTTCCATCCGACTTCCAGCCGCCGCCCTCGCTGGCTCCGTCCCGCCGGAGCTCGGCCAGTTTTCCTACCTCGAGGTAGTATACCTCGGTGTCAACTCCCTTACCGGCACCATCCCCCTTGAGCTTGGGAACGCCCCTGCACTCGCCGACCTTGACCTTTCCAGCAACACCTTGGACGGAACCCTCCCGCCCTCCATCTGGAACCTCTGTGACCGCCTCATGTCGCTCCGCCTTCACGGCAACAACCTCTCTGGTGCGGTTCCTGACCCCGCGGAGCCCAGCTCGAGCTGCGACAAGCTTAAAACTCTGGACTTGGGCAACAACCGTCTTCAAGGATCCTTTCCCAACTTCATCACCAGGTTCGGTGGGCTGGAGGAGCTCGACCTCAGCAGCAATCTCTTCTCCGGCTCGATTCCAGACTCGCTTGCGGGTCTCAGAAGCCTGCAAAAGTTGAATCTTTCTCACAACAACTTCACTGGGCCATTGCCCGCGTCGTTCCAGGAGTCCAGTTTCACGGCGGAGGCGTTCCAGGGAAACAACCCGAGTTTATGCGGCCCACCACTGGGGAAATGCGGGTCAAGTTCCGGGCTGAGCGCCGGCGCCATCGCAGGCATAGTTATCGGgctgctggctggggcggtggtcCTGGCGTCGGTGTCCATCGGCTGGGTGCAGGGGAGGAAGAGGCGGAACAGGGAAAGGAAGGCGGACGAGGTGGAGGACATGGTGTTCGAGGAGGACGGGAACAACGGTGCGGAGGGGAAGCTGGTGGTGTTCCAGGGCGGCGAGCACCTGACGCTCGAAGAGGTGCTGAACGCCACCGGGCAGGTGATGGAGAAGATGAGCTATGGGACGGTGTACAAGGCGAAGCTGGCCGACGGTGGGAACATTTCCCTCCGGCTGCTGAGGGAAGGCAGCTGTAAGGATCAAGTTGAGTGCTTGCCGGTCATCCGCCAGCTCGGTCGAGTTCGGCACGAGAACCTGTCGGCGCTGAGGGCGTTCTACCAAGGCAAACGAGGGGAGAAGCTCCTCATCTACGACTTCCACGTCAACAAATCCCTTCATGAGCTCCTCCACG ATAACAGAGCAGGGAAGCCGCAGCTGAACTGGGCTCGCCGGCACAAGATAGCCCTCGGAGTGGCGCGGGGGCTCGCCCACCTCCACACCGCCCTGGAGACGCCGATCACGCACGGCAACGTGCGGTCCAAGAACGTGCTCGTCGACGATCACTTCGTGCCGCGTCTCGCCGAGTTCGGGCTCGACAAGCTGATGGTGCCGGCGGTGGCCGACGAGATGGTGTCCGCCGCCAAGTCAGACGGATACAAGGCGCCGGAGCTCCAGAAGATGAAGAAGTGCAACCCGAGGACGGACGTGTACGCCTTCGGGATACTGCTGCTGGAGATCCTGATGGGGAAGAAGCCGGCGAAGGGGAGCGGGAGGGACGGCGACGGGGCGGACCTGCCGTCGCTGGTGAAGGTGGCGGTTCTGGAGGAGGCGACGATGGAGGTGTTCGACGTGGAGGTGGTGAAGGGGATACGGAGCCCGATGGAGGAGGGCCTGGTGCAGGCGCTGAAGCTGGCGATGGGGTGCTGCGCGCCGGTGGCGTCGGTGAGGCCAGACATGAACGAGGTGGTGAAGCAGCTGGAGGAGAACAGGCCTCGGAACAGGTCGGCGCTGTATACTCCCACCGACAGGAGTGAGATCGGGACGCCATTCTGA